The proteins below come from a single Gimesia alba genomic window:
- a CDS encoding tetratricopeptide repeat protein: protein MRNSTTWSLVILSGFAALFNVGCSHTNNMVGTNLRMPLEESPQMLMARTAEDKGQFADAERTYRVMLQRNPQNATVLHRMGIVCSKLGKHDSATKYLMEAVKIQPNNATYLTDLGYALYLQNDLPAAEIALEESIKRDPSSKRSFNNMSLVLGHQGRMDEAYQVARTVMSAEEAHANIGYICLQRGMLDDAARHYNRALEMDPNLDSVKEAIVQIAELQKQQMQRNESQPEVQIAQTPAAEPVVSEPAVVAEVAESSEETPFRVISDAEVDVINPEQIAASELPVAQISAVQELPIQGFEPPLNVSNDDYIPSQNNEFFETVQSTESVTTVRSAE, encoded by the coding sequence ATGCGAAACTCAACAACGTGGTCTCTGGTCATCCTTTCGGGGTTTGCCGCTCTTTTTAACGTCGGCTGTTCTCATACGAACAATATGGTGGGAACAAATTTGAGAATGCCGCTGGAAGAGTCACCACAAATGCTAATGGCGCGAACAGCCGAGGATAAAGGGCAGTTCGCGGATGCAGAACGAACATATCGGGTTATGTTACAGCGAAATCCACAGAATGCGACCGTCTTACATCGCATGGGAATCGTCTGTTCCAAATTGGGGAAGCATGATTCCGCGACAAAGTATTTGATGGAAGCGGTCAAAATTCAGCCGAATAACGCCACGTACCTGACTGACCTCGGATACGCGCTGTATCTTCAGAATGACCTGCCTGCAGCAGAAATCGCTTTGGAAGAATCCATCAAGCGTGATCCCAGTTCTAAGCGATCGTTCAATAATATGAGTCTGGTCTTAGGACATCAGGGACGTATGGATGAAGCGTATCAGGTTGCCCGTACTGTGATGAGTGCCGAGGAAGCCCATGCGAACATCGGCTATATCTGTCTGCAGCGAGGCATGCTGGATGACGCCGCACGGCACTACAATCGAGCGTTGGAGATGGATCCGAATCTGGATTCTGTCAAAGAAGCCATTGTGCAGATTGCAGAACTGCAGAAGCAGCAAATGCAGCGTAATGAGTCACAGCCCGAAGTACAAATTGCTCAAACTCCGGCTGCTGAGCCTGTCGTATCCGAACCGGCTGTCGTTGCAGAAGTCGCCGAATCATCAGAAGAAACACCATTTCGGGTGATTTCAGATGCAGAAGTCGATGTGATCAATCCTGAGCAAATTGCCGCCAGCGAATTACCGGTGGCACAAATTTCTGCTGTGCAGGAACTACCGATTCAGGGATTTGAACCTCCGCTGAATGTCAGTAATGATGACTATATTCCTTCACAGAACAACGAATTCTTTGAAACGGTACAAAGCACCGAATCGGTGACTACGGTTCGCAGTGCAGAATAA
- a CDS encoding arylsulfatase, which produces MSVLFVCSNTAVYSAEKTSPNIIFIMADDLGYGDLGCYGQQKIKTPRIDQMAAEGMKFTQMYAGNTVCAPSRCVLMTGLHMGHGRVRGNTWVKQNQSLKPEDVTVAEVLKQAGYKTALTGKWGIGEEGTQGVPNLQGFDFFYGYLNQHNAHNYYPEFLWKNGKKVRLRNIVDPSTISKGPTGKDSLGGVSTKKVDYSHDLIMQEALNFIDQSAKQPFFLYVALTIPHANNEAGRKVGDGQEVPDYGIYKDKDWKKQDKGQAAMITRMDTGIGQILDRLKKLNIDQNTLVIFTSDNGHHREGGNDPEFFDANGPLRGMKRDLYEGGIRVPFIAYWPGTTPAGTVSDHIGYFGDLMATAADLAHVACPPDLDSVSIAPTLTGKPDQQKQHGFLYWEFYEQGSKQAARWGKWKAVRMPMLTGETELYNLDQDLGEGTNLADQHPDIVKQMEAMMQEAHTPDPLWKPGGKRPKKKSAPGDGKPRF; this is translated from the coding sequence ATTTCAGTTCTTTTCGTCTGCTCAAATACAGCTGTCTATTCTGCTGAAAAAACGAGCCCGAATATTATTTTCATCATGGCCGATGACCTTGGTTATGGTGATCTCGGTTGTTACGGACAACAGAAAATTAAAACGCCCCGCATCGACCAGATGGCAGCGGAAGGCATGAAGTTCACACAGATGTACGCGGGTAACACCGTGTGTGCCCCGTCTCGTTGTGTATTGATGACCGGCTTGCATATGGGCCACGGCCGCGTTCGAGGAAATACCTGGGTCAAACAGAATCAATCGCTCAAACCCGAAGATGTGACCGTTGCGGAAGTCCTGAAACAGGCTGGCTACAAAACCGCGCTGACCGGAAAATGGGGCATCGGTGAGGAAGGTACACAAGGCGTTCCCAACCTGCAGGGGTTCGATTTTTTTTACGGCTATTTAAACCAGCACAACGCCCACAACTACTATCCTGAATTCCTCTGGAAAAATGGAAAGAAAGTCCGGCTCAGAAATATTGTTGACCCCAGCACCATCTCTAAAGGCCCCACCGGCAAAGACAGTCTGGGGGGCGTATCGACGAAAAAAGTAGATTACTCGCACGACCTGATTATGCAGGAAGCGCTCAACTTCATCGACCAGAGTGCCAAACAGCCTTTCTTTTTATACGTCGCACTGACAATCCCCCATGCCAATAATGAAGCAGGGCGAAAAGTCGGCGATGGACAGGAAGTTCCCGACTACGGTATCTACAAAGACAAGGACTGGAAAAAACAGGATAAAGGCCAGGCAGCCATGATCACGCGCATGGATACTGGCATCGGACAGATTCTGGATCGACTCAAGAAACTGAATATCGATCAAAACACGCTGGTGATCTTCACCTCCGATAATGGTCATCACCGCGAAGGTGGCAATGATCCGGAATTCTTCGATGCCAACGGCCCACTCAGAGGCATGAAACGTGATCTGTACGAAGGAGGCATCCGCGTCCCCTTTATTGCCTACTGGCCCGGAACCACGCCGGCAGGGACCGTCTCTGATCACATCGGATACTTCGGTGATTTAATGGCCACTGCAGCAGACCTCGCACATGTCGCCTGCCCTCCCGATCTGGACAGCGTCAGCATTGCCCCCACGCTGACAGGGAAACCAGATCAACAGAAACAGCATGGTTTTCTGTATTGGGAATTCTATGAACAAGGCAGCAAGCAGGCCGCCCGCTGGGGAAAATGGAAAGCCGTCCGCATGCCGATGCTGACGGGCGAAACAGAACTGTATAATCTCGATCAGGACTTAGGTGAAGGAACCAACCTGGCAGACCAACACCCGGACATCGTCAAACAGATGGAAGCCATGATGCAGGAAGCACACACGCCAGATCCCCTGTGGAAACCGGGTGGCAAACGGCCTAAAAAGAAATCCGCTCCCGGCGATGGGAAACCCCGCTTTTAA
- a CDS encoding TadE/TadG family type IV pilus assembly protein — protein MKRIHSNSEVHQKRRGIAILWLIIWGSLFLTFFCVVLEIATLWQAQVEVQNALDSAALAAVKEWGEGGTGATQIPRDAGVAYTEANPILGVVFTPNTNYTPPGPGNPNGNASNTGNFVFGAIDTTTDPITFNGNAEASCAAGDVTITITDNTAGGTVIPGSIRLSFDAGTNLAIDSIAFTLPTKTMGPPSAFAYFNALTPPQVDTTGGSFSGVDVDPTNPGPPNWVCPNPNGDVCFTFADPLAPNQFQTVQINFDGNSFTELDFLHFGVSTNQLSPSGYPAPYPGSLGDAWGEYGVTAEVTFRNTISNVTSTASTVFVNVPAANTSEATLTGGGAGGFPAVIAQTTVPVNGFCSQLFGVNFLNASASSIAYYDCGTGRAALVSVDNVIFP, from the coding sequence ATGAAACGAATTCATTCGAATAGCGAAGTTCATCAGAAGCGGCGCGGGATAGCGATCCTGTGGCTGATTATCTGGGGGTCTTTGTTTCTGACTTTTTTCTGTGTTGTGCTGGAAATAGCAACGCTGTGGCAGGCGCAGGTAGAAGTTCAAAACGCTCTTGATTCTGCAGCTCTGGCTGCTGTCAAGGAGTGGGGAGAGGGTGGTACTGGGGCAACTCAGATTCCCAGAGATGCGGGTGTCGCCTACACGGAAGCGAATCCAATTCTCGGCGTTGTTTTCACACCTAACACAAATTATACCCCTCCCGGTCCTGGCAACCCCAATGGAAATGCTTCCAATACGGGGAATTTTGTGTTTGGGGCCATTGATACCACAACAGATCCCATTACTTTTAACGGGAATGCAGAAGCCAGCTGTGCAGCCGGTGATGTTACAATCACGATTACGGATAACACCGCTGGCGGTACCGTAATTCCAGGTTCGATCCGATTGAGTTTTGATGCCGGAACGAATCTTGCCATTGACTCAATTGCGTTTACCCTTCCAACTAAGACAATGGGGCCTCCCAGTGCATTCGCTTATTTTAATGCTCTTACGCCCCCTCAGGTGGATACGACAGGAGGATCTTTTAGTGGGGTCGACGTGGATCCGACTAATCCCGGGCCTCCCAACTGGGTTTGTCCTAACCCGAATGGTGATGTTTGTTTTACATTTGCAGATCCATTAGCGCCAAACCAATTTCAAACGGTCCAGATCAATTTTGACGGAAATTCATTTACGGAATTAGATTTTCTGCACTTTGGAGTCTCTACGAATCAATTAAGTCCCTCTGGATATCCTGCTCCTTATCCAGGTAGTCTGGGTGATGCATGGGGAGAATATGGGGTTACGGCTGAGGTTACTTTCCGCAATACGATTTCCAATGTGACATCAACGGCTTCGACTGTGTTTGTCAATGTGCCAGCAGCCAATACCTCGGAGGCAACGCTTACAGGTGGTGGGGCGGGTGGCTTTCCTGCTGTCATCGCGCAAACAACCGTGCCTGTAAACGGGTTTTGTTCTCAACTGTTTGGAGTCAATTTCTTAAACGCGAGCGCATCATCAATTGCTTATTATGACTGCGGCACTGGTCGCGCTGCTTTGGTCAGTGTTGATAATGTTATCTTCCCTTGA
- a CDS encoding M48 family metallopeptidase, translating into MSDPSPKRVQKKRTSANPVKTDATKQKPASKKSSPATAKELTPQKILQALEGNIEPVTPTMLYRLNALLVSIVMVLLPLIYVGIIGLVIWGVYFHAVNSLGLFEVAGSASSGRARGKGMILMALVYVAPIVIGAILIVFMFKPLFSRPVQSSSRRSLKRENEPLLFMFVDRVCDAVGAPRPVQINLDIQVNASAGFRRGWLSLLGNDLVLTIGMPLIAGLSLRQFSGVLAHEFGHFSQGAGMRLSFIIRSINMWFLRVVYERDDWDERLEHLSETLDLRVSWILYLARLFIWLTRKILWVLMMVGHLVSGFLMRQMEFDADRYEARLAGSRCFAATSKRLALLGVANQGALNDLGQFYAEGRLVDNFPALININLKKLPEDVLQAVDASIQQEKTGWFDTHPATLARIASVQNEETEGVFRLKAPATVLLSNYPREAKYVTRDFYFGVFGKKIKPSELHSIDELLIRQEEEQKMHRAVQRYYQGAIYPNRPLQISEHSVQVPEDAKQCAQELKNYREKVLKHRSKYKTYVDEFREQESKSVSVNVATVTLRANIKLGGDDAFLKSLTSYDKTIKASTAIDRKKGELRIELEKYETLIVKRLERALQLFLVPKVQAQIPEAAEWERDLRDLLLTLQNTNSQIARLWELHTICTSFQVLMHFFDQMRQDEQYCEVVMTEMEKMEHLLNSIHTRFKRLPYPFEHSQADITIGEFALSRTPESNNPGDLLGASEALFENLMSLNHRALGKLCLLAEQVEKLLGLEILPEFEAKEAESDE; encoded by the coding sequence ATGAGTGACCCGTCCCCCAAACGAGTACAAAAGAAACGCACGTCTGCAAACCCGGTGAAAACAGATGCCACAAAGCAGAAACCGGCTTCTAAGAAGTCTTCGCCTGCAACCGCGAAAGAATTGACTCCGCAAAAAATCCTGCAGGCGCTCGAAGGGAATATCGAGCCCGTTACGCCCACAATGCTGTATCGACTGAACGCGCTGCTTGTCAGTATCGTGATGGTCTTGTTACCGCTGATCTATGTGGGAATTATCGGTCTGGTGATCTGGGGCGTGTATTTTCACGCAGTCAACTCTCTCGGTTTGTTTGAGGTTGCTGGCTCAGCTTCTTCCGGACGAGCTCGGGGGAAGGGCATGATTCTGATGGCGCTGGTCTACGTGGCACCAATCGTGATTGGTGCCATCCTGATTGTATTCATGTTCAAACCACTTTTTTCACGACCGGTACAGTCCTCTTCACGCCGGTCGCTCAAGCGGGAAAATGAGCCTTTGTTGTTCATGTTTGTTGATCGAGTCTGTGATGCCGTAGGTGCACCCAGGCCTGTGCAAATCAATTTGGATATTCAAGTCAATGCTTCTGCCGGTTTCAGGCGTGGCTGGCTGAGTCTGCTTGGCAATGATCTGGTATTAACGATTGGTATGCCTTTGATTGCCGGTTTGTCTCTCCGCCAGTTTTCCGGTGTGCTGGCGCACGAATTCGGCCACTTTTCTCAAGGGGCCGGGATGCGGCTTTCGTTTATCATTCGCAGTATCAATATGTGGTTTTTGCGAGTCGTCTATGAACGCGATGATTGGGATGAACGACTGGAGCATCTTTCGGAGACACTCGATTTACGAGTCAGTTGGATCTTGTATCTGGCTCGGCTTTTTATCTGGCTGACCCGGAAAATTTTGTGGGTGCTGATGATGGTCGGGCATCTGGTAAGTGGTTTCTTAATGCGTCAGATGGAATTTGACGCCGACCGCTACGAAGCACGATTAGCAGGCAGCCGTTGTTTTGCAGCGACCAGCAAACGCCTGGCATTATTAGGAGTTGCCAATCAAGGGGCGCTCAATGATTTAGGGCAATTTTATGCCGAAGGTCGGCTGGTCGATAACTTTCCCGCGCTGATCAATATCAATTTGAAAAAACTGCCCGAGGATGTCCTGCAGGCCGTGGATGCCAGCATTCAGCAGGAAAAGACAGGCTGGTTCGATACGCACCCGGCTACGCTCGCCAGAATTGCCAGTGTGCAAAATGAAGAGACCGAGGGGGTCTTTCGGCTCAAAGCACCTGCAACAGTCCTGCTGAGTAACTATCCCCGCGAAGCAAAGTATGTGACTCGTGATTTTTACTTTGGCGTTTTTGGAAAGAAAATCAAACCGTCCGAGTTACACTCGATTGATGAACTGCTGATTCGTCAGGAAGAAGAACAGAAAATGCATCGGGCGGTGCAACGCTACTATCAGGGGGCGATTTACCCCAACCGACCGCTGCAGATTTCCGAACACTCGGTACAGGTTCCCGAGGATGCCAAGCAGTGTGCGCAGGAGTTAAAGAATTATCGGGAAAAAGTTCTGAAGCATCGTTCAAAATATAAAACGTACGTTGACGAGTTTCGCGAACAGGAATCAAAATCAGTCAGTGTGAATGTGGCAACAGTAACATTGCGCGCGAATATCAAGCTGGGGGGGGATGACGCATTTCTCAAGTCATTGACCAGCTATGATAAAACCATCAAAGCAAGCACTGCCATTGATCGTAAAAAAGGTGAGCTGCGGATTGAACTGGAGAAGTATGAAACACTCATCGTCAAGCGGCTGGAACGGGCACTCCAGTTATTTCTGGTGCCTAAAGTACAAGCACAGATCCCAGAAGCGGCTGAATGGGAACGTGACTTACGGGATTTGCTGTTAACGCTGCAGAACACCAATTCCCAGATAGCGCGTTTGTGGGAACTGCATACGATTTGTACCTCATTCCAGGTCCTGATGCATTTCTTTGATCAGATGCGTCAAGACGAGCAATATTGCGAAGTTGTTATGACAGAAATGGAAAAGATGGAACATCTGCTGAATTCCATTCATACCCGTTTCAAACGACTTCCGTATCCCTTTGAGCATTCTCAGGCGGACATCACGATTGGTGAATTTGCTTTATCTCGGACGCCGGAATCGAATAACCCAGGGGATCTGCTGGGAGCTTCGGAAGCACTCTTCGAGAATTTGATGTCATTAAACCACCGGGCACTCGGGAAACTTTGTCTCCTCGCAGAGCAAGTGGAAAAGCTGTTAGGGCTCGAAATATTGCCCGAATTTGAAGCGAAAGAGGCTGAGTCGGATGAATAG
- a CDS encoding M90 family metallopeptidase yields MIFTWLRNRRRKKILAAPMPAHWEEILNQNVSQLARLTPQQRSLLYQRVQIFVKEKYWEGCNGFEITEEVKLTIAGQACLITLGFASDCFDRLKTVLVYPDTYAAKETLVNSIGVMTEGTSFRLGESWGQGPIILSWESIREGGEIPDDGRNVVIHEFAHYYDAVDHQFNGTPPLNAPAEYERWNEVMTAEYNSLVSQLRHGYETFIDPYGATNPAEFFAVCSEHFFEQPHQMQEYSVDLYETLRMFYRQDPAQAV; encoded by the coding sequence ATGATTTTTACCTGGTTGCGCAACCGCCGCCGCAAAAAAATACTGGCTGCACCCATGCCAGCACACTGGGAAGAAATTCTGAATCAGAATGTGTCTCAACTAGCACGGCTGACACCTCAGCAGCGGAGTCTGTTATATCAACGAGTGCAGATTTTCGTAAAAGAGAAGTACTGGGAAGGCTGCAATGGTTTTGAAATTACCGAAGAAGTCAAATTGACGATCGCCGGTCAGGCCTGTTTGATCACATTGGGGTTTGCCAGTGACTGTTTCGACCGCCTGAAGACGGTTCTGGTTTACCCGGATACATATGCCGCGAAAGAGACATTGGTGAATTCGATCGGCGTCATGACGGAAGGGACTTCATTTCGGCTGGGAGAATCCTGGGGGCAGGGGCCGATTATTTTATCCTGGGAAAGCATTCGCGAGGGGGGAGAAATTCCCGATGATGGCCGGAATGTGGTGATTCACGAATTTGCGCACTATTACGATGCCGTCGATCATCAGTTTAACGGAACACCGCCCCTGAATGCTCCTGCTGAGTACGAACGCTGGAACGAAGTCATGACGGCGGAATATAACTCGCTGGTTTCACAGTTACGGCATGGGTACGAAACCTTCATTGATCCCTATGGCGCGACGAATCCTGCGGAATTCTTTGCCGTCTGCTCAGAACACTTTTTTGAGCAGCCGCATCAGATGCAGGAGTACTCAGTCGATTTATATGAGACCCTGAGAATGTTCTATCGGCAGGATCCCGCGCAAGCAGTTTGA
- a CDS encoding TadE/TadG family type IV pilus assembly protein, whose translation MLEFILAFPIILILSLAIIQFGFFALLQQTITAATIEGSREAAQVGATSTSVGNLIQEYVAINSLSLTVAPAAPGAGDVLVVIQEGGDLPINTTSLGNSSIPCSPVGPAPSPSEVKVTVCLNLTDTNGTFPLPNLLSSFGFTLSGKQLEISAMTGLE comes from the coding sequence TTGCTGGAATTTATCCTGGCGTTTCCCATCATTTTGATCCTCTCGCTGGCGATCATCCAATTCGGCTTTTTTGCACTGCTGCAGCAAACCATTACGGCAGCAACAATTGAAGGCTCACGGGAAGCAGCCCAGGTGGGAGCGACCTCGACTTCAGTCGGAAACTTAATTCAAGAATACGTGGCGATTAACTCGCTCTCTCTGACTGTCGCCCCAGCCGCTCCGGGAGCCGGCGATGTGCTGGTGGTGATTCAGGAAGGAGGCGATCTTCCCATTAATACGACCAGCTTAGGAAATTCCAGCATCCCCTGTTCTCCGGTTGGCCCTGCTCCTTCCCCGTCAGAAGTTAAGGTCACCGTCTGCCTCAATTTAACCGATACGAATGGTACGTTTCCACTCCCCAACCTTTTATCTTCTTTTGGCTTCACGCTTTCGGGAAAACAACTTGAAATCAGCGCTATGACCGGATTAGAGTAA
- a CDS encoding pilus assembly protein yields MLELILAAPAFLIIMLAMVQISLIYVATEQTAYASRYAAKIASETPSGALNALNTGALKTNVDNVLQVGGLPQGSCRVILEHNLGAHTTIADPVVALPNCDCDPPATSLPSVSGAAVNESVRTTVCVPLDGNVPDFLSSFGFSIQDYVVEQSTTYLYEL; encoded by the coding sequence GTGCTGGAATTAATTCTGGCGGCGCCTGCGTTCCTGATCATTATGCTGGCGATGGTTCAGATTTCCTTGATTTACGTGGCAACAGAGCAGACTGCGTATGCGAGTCGGTATGCCGCTAAGATTGCATCGGAAACTCCTTCCGGGGCGCTCAATGCATTGAATACTGGTGCATTGAAAACGAACGTAGATAACGTGCTGCAAGTCGGGGGGCTGCCGCAAGGAAGCTGTCGTGTGATTTTAGAACATAATTTGGGAGCACATACCACCATTGCTGATCCGGTCGTAGCACTTCCAAACTGTGACTGTGATCCACCGGCGACCAGCTTACCGTCTGTATCAGGTGCGGCCGTAAATGAGTCGGTGCGTACGACTGTCTGTGTGCCCCTGGATGGGAACGTTCCCGACTTTTTATCCAGCTTCGGATTTTCGATTCAAGACTATGTCGTTGAACAATCCACGACCTATTTATACGAACTCTGA
- a CDS encoding ArnT family glycosyltransferase: MAVYVQRQLDRQPERTYVIEGDADGYWKLAQSLVHGEPYSIYTPPRRVLRMPGFPLFLAGAMSVVGEDHFRVRLILALSGVVACFVVYLLGKELANETIGLIAAALTAVSPVMAGFSVLFLSETLFAVTMLISLWVLVKLSKVPFRVEDQFQGRLWSVLAGISLAAAFYVRPSWLLMLPLVVFILLLSAKEHRTAALTRGLLMIVGFSVMLVPWVYRNYQVTGHFVPTTLWAGPSLYDGLNPRATGDSDMTFFDQENVLNKMSEYEMNQHYTKRAVEYAQQHPGHVFELMGAKLLRYWKPWPNAPQFKSFWMMAAVSVLFIPVVLFAVYGAWVSRDQYLLLLITVGPIVYFSLIHLVFVSSLRYRLPAEYSLYILSAVGFYQVCFSSRKRKELKPE; encoded by the coding sequence GTGGCGGTTTACGTTCAGCGCCAATTAGATCGACAACCTGAACGAACATATGTCATTGAAGGCGATGCAGACGGCTATTGGAAGCTGGCGCAGTCGCTCGTGCATGGCGAGCCGTATTCGATTTATACGCCGCCGCGACGTGTACTGCGGATGCCTGGGTTTCCGTTGTTTCTGGCTGGTGCGATGTCAGTCGTGGGCGAAGATCATTTTCGTGTGCGACTGATTTTGGCGCTCTCGGGAGTTGTCGCCTGTTTTGTCGTTTATTTATTGGGAAAAGAACTGGCCAATGAAACGATCGGTCTCATCGCGGCAGCGCTGACTGCGGTATCGCCGGTGATGGCGGGGTTCAGTGTTTTGTTTTTAAGCGAGACGCTGTTCGCGGTGACGATGCTGATTTCGTTATGGGTACTGGTCAAATTATCGAAAGTTCCATTTAGAGTTGAGGATCAATTTCAGGGCAGGCTCTGGTCTGTGCTGGCGGGCATTTCACTGGCAGCCGCCTTTTATGTAAGACCGAGCTGGCTGTTGATGCTGCCCCTGGTTGTTTTCATTTTGTTATTAAGTGCAAAGGAGCATCGAACTGCGGCACTCACGCGAGGCCTGCTGATGATTGTGGGTTTTAGTGTGATGCTGGTGCCTTGGGTTTATCGGAATTATCAGGTTACCGGGCACTTTGTCCCGACCACATTGTGGGCGGGTCCCAGCTTGTACGATGGTTTGAATCCGCGTGCGACCGGGGACAGTGACATGACTTTTTTTGATCAAGAGAATGTGTTGAACAAAATGAGTGAATACGAAATGAATCAGCACTATACAAAACGGGCAGTCGAGTATGCGCAGCAGCATCCCGGTCATGTCTTCGAACTGATGGGAGCGAAGCTGCTGCGTTACTGGAAGCCTTGGCCGAATGCACCGCAGTTCAAGTCATTCTGGATGATGGCGGCTGTGTCAGTGTTGTTCATTCCGGTCGTGTTGTTCGCGGTGTATGGTGCCTGGGTTTCGCGCGATCAATATTTACTACTGCTGATTACTGTCGGGCCGATCGTTTACTTTTCGCTGATTCATCTGGTCTTTGTCAGTTCGTTGCGCTATCGGCTGCCTGCGGAATACAGCTTATATATATTGTCCGCGGTCGGTTTTTATCAAGTGTGTTTTTCCTCTCGTAAACGGAAGGAACTCAAACCGGAATAA